The Oncorhynchus clarkii lewisi isolate Uvic-CL-2024 chromosome 12, UVic_Ocla_1.0, whole genome shotgun sequence genome segment tgcacatggggacaaagatcgtactttttggagaaatgtcctctggtctgatgtaacaaaaatagaactgtttggacataatgaccatcgttatgtttggaggaaaaagggggaggcttgcaagtcaaagAGCACcaccccaactgtgaagcacgggggtggcagcatcatgttgtgggggtgctttgctgcaggagggactggtgcacttcataaaatagatggcattatgagggaggaaaattgtgtggatatattgaagaaacatctcaagacataggtcaggcaggaagttaaagcttggttgcaaatgggtcttccaaatggacaatgaccccaaacatacttccaaagttgtggcaaaatggcttaaggacaacaaagtcaaggtattggagtggccattacaaagccctgacctcaatcttatagaaaatttgtgggtagaactgaaaaagtgtgtgcgagaaaGGAAGCCTACGAACCTGACTCATTTaaactagctctgtcaggaggaatgggccaaaattcacccaacttattgtgggaagctacccaaaacgtttgacccaagttaaacaatttaaaggcaatgctaccaaatgctaattgaatgtacagtatgtaaacttctgacccacagggaatgtgatgaaataaataaaagctgaaataaataattctctctaccatTAGTCTGACATTAaaaaagacagggaattttaacttggattaaatgtcaggaattgtgaaaaactgtacATCGGTTTTGGAAATTAataatatatacccattgattcttaaagaatataacttataaatgcctcatgagctcagttcaactgtcgtaccccatcagaacccaatatataagcttgttttactctttTACTCTGATTGCAAACAAATTAAATGTAAACAGACACtgcatagcctcaaaacatggttaaaactataattctgatatcatggatagtcagtccttgcatccatagctctgtctaggaTTTTGAGAGTGGTCACATCTCTCTatgcccatccctcagctttttaccgaaacagaCCATGACTACTTTGTCATTGtttcaactaaggattctagctttatcCAGATCAACATGAGATACatttttgtttattaataacaatAAATCAGTTAGTCAAAAGAACCctataaaatacaaaatacatttatcaGAGGCACCTCCTGTCCTTGACAACTTTGAGTTTAGGAAATTGTATTTTATAAATACTATCAATCCATTCATAATATAAACATAGTCCTTAATTAGCctaattatataatatatattacttTGTTATATCAAAtcgttttttacattttgttgatGTGTTCCTATGTCAAATAGTTTGTTCAATCTTGTTTATCAATAGCAAGTTCTAAGCGAGCCATTTGATTGATCTATAGGCTACTATTTCAACTTTGTTCCCCTTCTCTCGATTTCATTTATTTACTTCTAAACTTTTACTGCTAAGTTCTCTAAGGACCGCTTTGTGTGGAAATGTTTTGCATATAGTTTCCATTTTCTTTATTAATACCTTTTTGACTTTCGATGTCTTTCAGACTTGCAAACAGCAACTTATTTAATCATATCAGGTCCTGTGCTCTACAAAACAACGAATTAAAAACCAAAGTAAAGACCAAAAAACGTAATTATGTGCGTTTTGACATTTAATTGTATTTTAGAACAATACAGAGCTGAGCACAGTGCTGATCAATGCTGCAATCCGTCTGGTCTGATGCCTTCTGTCCACATGTTATCGGTACTTCTCAGACAAAGCCCGGCCCACCGCTGCCAGGAACTTGTCCATGGCCACATGAGCTTCGGGGTTGAAATCATTGGGGAACAAGATAGCCAGCACCACCAAGATGTTGTGGGACAGGATCTACAGGACGAAAGGAATGAACATTAGTACACTACATGTTTTAATATGATATTTTATTTAATAATCTACGTTGTCCATTTTACTGTAAAGAGTACCCGATATATATTTAAATGCATTTTAACTATGCATTTTCATTTGGTGTCAACGGTAAACAAATTATTATAAATAATGCTGTGACTGTCCTGACCTTGAAGTTGGCGGGATCGACACGCAGCTTGAAGGCATGCAGCTCGCTGAGGGCGAGGAGACCTGCGCTGATGTCGTCGATGCTGGCCACGGCTAAACTGATGCCTCCCATGATG includes the following:
- the LOC139422226 gene encoding hemoglobin subunit alpha-2-like, which codes for MSLTAKDKKMVKAFWAKVAGKAEDIGCDALSRTLVVYPQTKTYFSHWKELSPGSAPVRKHGGTIMGGISLAVASIDDISAGLLALSELHAFKLRVDPANFKILSHNILVVLAILFPNDFNPEAHVAMDKFLAAVGRALSEKYR